GGCGGTGACTTCCAGGGCACCTTCTCCTGGGCGCAGACGCCGCTGAAGGGCGCGTCCGGCCCCAGCCCCTTCGTCGTCGTCACCGCCGCGGACGGCACCGAGCGCTGGGCGCGCGACCTGGGACAGGACGCCCAGATGCAGGGCGTGGCCATGCAGGCCTCCGGCGAGGTGCTGGTGACCGGCTACACGTACTCGTGGCTGGAGAACGGCACCACCGGCCAGGACGGCCTGGGCGCCGCGCAGCTCTTCACCCAGCGCTTCGACCCACAGGGGCAGGCCCTGGTCTCCCGCCTCTTCCTGGGCGTCACCCCGGAGCCCCGGGGCGAGCTGTACGGCGTGGAGGCCGTGCCCGCGGTGGTGCTGATGCCGGACGGCGACGCGGTGCTGTACGGCCACACGGACCGCGTCACCGACTTCGGCGTCGACAAGCTCAGGCCCCTGCGCGGCGACGTCTTCCTGCTGCGCGTGAAGTACTGAGCGCCAGGGGATGAAATGAAGACGGGCCCGGTGCATCCGCGCCGGGCCCGTTCCATTTGATTCAATTCAACTCAAGACATCAGTGACCGAGTTCGACGTTCTCCAGGACACCCAGCGCGTCGGGGACCAGGAGCGCGGCGGAGTAGTACGTGCTCACCAGGTACTCGCTGATGGCCTTGTCGTTGATGTCCATGCGGCGCACGGAGATGCCGGGCTCCACCTCGTCCGGGAGCTTCCCGGGGTGCAGGCCGATGACTCCCTGGTCATCCGCCCCGGTGCGCAGCACCAGGATGGAGCTGGTGAGCGTGTTGGAGATGGGGATCTTGTCGCACGGCAGGATGGGCACGCCGCGCCAGGCCATCATCTTGCTGCCGGCCACATCCACCACCGTGGGGTAGATGCCCCGGCGATTGCACTCCCGGCCGAAGGCCGCGATGGTGCGCGGGTGGGCCAGGAAGAAGCGGGACTTGCGACGGCGCGACAAGAGCTCGTCCATGTCGTCCGGCGTCGGCGGCCCGCTCCGGGTGTTGATGCGCTGCTTGAGGTCCGCGTTGTGCAGCAGCCCGAACTCAGGGTTGTTGATGAGCTCGTGCTCCTTGCGCTCCTTCAACGCCTCCAGGGTCAGACGCAGCTGCTCCGCCGTCTGGTTCATGGGGTCGTTGTAGAGGTCCGCCACGCGGGTGTGCACGCGGAGGATGGTCTGCGCGACGCTCAGCTCGTACTCGCGGGGCTTGAGCTCGTAGTCCACGAAGCCGCCCGCCAGCGTGGGCTCGCCGTGGTGGCCGGCGTTGAGCGGGATGGCGGCCTGCCCCGCCTTGTCCTGGGGCTTCTTGAGGTTCGCCTTGTACCGGGCCACGTGGGCGCTCAGCGCGGGGGCGTTCAGGATGAGGGACTCGAACACCTGCTGCGGCAGCGCCATCACGGTGCAGGCCGTGTTCGCCTTCACCGTGAAGGGCCAGACGTCGTTGGACTCCACCACGGCCGAATCGCCAAAGTGGTCGCCGTCCGCGAGCGTGTCCAGCACCACGGGGTCGCCGAACTTGCCCGTGCCCAGCTTCGTCGCCTTGCCGTGCGCGATGAGGAAGACGTGTTCGGCGGGCTGGCCCGCCTCCACGATGGACTCACCGGCCTTGTACTGCTTCTGCACGAAGCGGCTCGCGAGCGCCCGGACCGTCAGGCCCTCCTCGTCCGCGTCGAACCCGCGCAGGAGCGGCAGCTTGAGCAGCTCCTGGGGGATGACCTCCACCTTCGCGCCGACGTTGGTGAAGTTCAGCCGGTCGTCGCCCACCGCGTAGGTGAGGCGCCGGTTGACGCGGAACACGCCGTTCGTCGCCACCCAGGGCAGCATGCGCAGCAGCCACCGCGGGGAGATGCCCTGCATCTGCGGCTGGGACTTGGTCGTCGTCGCCAGCTGGCGTGCACCCGCCGTACTGAGGCTGGAGTGCTCGGTGTCGCCGTTGTTGATGGGATTCGCCATGAAGAGAGCTCCGGAAGTGCGTGGGGGGCCTGGGACTACGAGCGACCAATTTCGACGCTCTCCAGGATGCCCAGCGCGTCCGGGGTGAGGACGGCCGCGGAGAAGTACGCGGTGACCAGGTAGTTCATGATGGCCTTCTCGTTGATGCCCATGAACCGGACGTTGAGGCTGGGCTCGATCTCATCCGGGATGCCGGCCTGGTGCAGGCCGACGACGCCCTGGTTCTTCTCACCCACGCGCATCAGCATGATGGAGCTGGTGCGCGACTCGGTGACGGGGATCTTGTTGCAGGAGACGATGGGGATGCCGCGCCAGGCGGGGATCATGTTCCCGTTCATGTCCACGCTGGTGGGGTAGATGCCCTGGCGGTTGCACTCCTGGCCGAACGCGGCGATGGCGCGCGGGTGGGCCAGGAAGAACGACGGCTCCTTCCACACGGTGGCCAGCAGCTCGTCCATGTCGTCCGGCGTCGGCGGGCCGCGGCGGGTGTGGATGCGCTGCTTGAGGTCCGCGTTGTGCAGCAGGCCGAACTCACGGTTGTTGATGAGCTCGTGCTCCTTGCGCTCCTTTAGGGCCTCCACGGTCAGCCGCAGCTGCTGCTGGGTCTGGTTCATGGGGTCGTTGAAGAGGTCCGCGACGCGCGTGTGAATCTGGAGCACGGTCTGCGCGACGCTCAGCTCGAACTCGCGGGGCGCCGTCTCGTAGTCCACGTAGGTGCCGGGCAGCACGGGCTCGCCCTTGTGGCCGGCGGCCAGCTCGATGGCGGCCTGGCCGGACGTGTCCTGCTTTTTCTTGGAGCGGGCCTTGAACTCCTCGATGTGCTTGTTGAGCGAGGGGGCCTGGGCCACCACCGCCTCGAAGGCGGACTGCTGGAGGATGAGCACCGTCACGGGCGTCACGGCCTTCACCGTGAACTGCCAGTGGTCCTGCGACTCCAGCAGCGCCTGGTAGCTGTAGTGGTCGCCGTCGGCCAGCGTGTCCAGCACGGTGGGCTCGCCGTACTTGCCGGCGCCAATGCGGTTCACCTTGCCGTGCGCGATGAGGACGATGGAGTCGGCTTCCTTGCCGGCCTCCGTGATGACCTCACCGGCCTTGTACTCCTTCTGCACGAAGCGGTTGGCCAGGGCGGAGAGGACCTCCGCGTCCTCGTAGCCGCGCAGCAGGGGCAGCTCGCCCAGCTCCGCCGGGATGA
The DNA window shown above is from Corallococcus soli and carries:
- a CDS encoding family 2B encapsulin nanocompartment shell protein, which encodes MSNPKTHDENSLSLGTAAARQLATTTKSEPQMQGISSRWLLKLLPWVQVSGGTYRVNRRMSYAVGDGRVTFTSTGAKVQVIPAELGELPLLRGYEDAEVLSALANRFVQKEYKAGEVITEAGKEADSIVLIAHGKVNRIGAGKYGEPTVLDTLADGDHYSYQALLESQDHWQFTVKAVTPVTVLILQQSAFEAVVAQAPSLNKHIEEFKARSKKKQDTSGQAAIELAAGHKGEPVLPGTYVDYETAPREFELSVAQTVLQIHTRVADLFNDPMNQTQQQLRLTVEALKERKEHELINNREFGLLHNADLKQRIHTRRGPPTPDDMDELLATVWKEPSFFLAHPRAIAAFGQECNRQGIYPTSVDMNGNMIPAWRGIPIVSCNKIPVTESRTSSIMLMRVGEKNQGVVGLHQAGIPDEIEPSLNVRFMGINEKAIMNYLVTAYFSAAVLTPDALGILESVEIGRS
- a CDS encoding family 2B encapsulin nanocompartment shell protein — protein: MANPINNGDTEHSSLSTAGARQLATTTKSQPQMQGISPRWLLRMLPWVATNGVFRVNRRLTYAVGDDRLNFTNVGAKVEVIPQELLKLPLLRGFDADEEGLTVRALASRFVQKQYKAGESIVEAGQPAEHVFLIAHGKATKLGTGKFGDPVVLDTLADGDHFGDSAVVESNDVWPFTVKANTACTVMALPQQVFESLILNAPALSAHVARYKANLKKPQDKAGQAAIPLNAGHHGEPTLAGGFVDYELKPREYELSVAQTILRVHTRVADLYNDPMNQTAEQLRLTLEALKERKEHELINNPEFGLLHNADLKQRINTRSGPPTPDDMDELLSRRRKSRFFLAHPRTIAAFGRECNRRGIYPTVVDVAGSKMMAWRGVPILPCDKIPISNTLTSSILVLRTGADDQGVIGLHPGKLPDEVEPGISVRRMDINDKAISEYLVSTYYSAALLVPDALGVLENVELGH